From the Pseudomonadales bacterium genome, one window contains:
- a CDS encoding GNAT family N-acetyltransferase: protein MSARFAIEALTKAHQRKMFSCGNEQIDRYFRETVTQDIKRRYATCFVARDLEADRIAGFYTLSSSNVPLMAVPEPLAGRLPRYPTVPAVLIGWLGRDQSYAGLGLGEALLFDAIRTVAEAPIGAHAIFADAIDAKAAAFYAAFGFSPLTDRPNTLYLPVATAQRLFVGRNPMTTSVAGEHDHGN, encoded by the coding sequence GTGAGTGCAAGGTTCGCGATAGAGGCGCTGACCAAGGCCCACCAACGCAAGATGTTCTCGTGCGGCAACGAGCAGATAGACCGCTATTTCCGCGAGACGGTCACGCAGGACATAAAGCGTCGATACGCGACCTGCTTTGTCGCCCGAGACCTTGAAGCCGACCGGATCGCGGGTTTCTACACGCTATCATCGAGCAACGTGCCGCTGATGGCCGTGCCCGAGCCGCTGGCAGGCCGGTTGCCGCGCTATCCGACTGTTCCGGCCGTGTTGATCGGTTGGCTTGGCCGCGATCAGTCCTATGCCGGGCTTGGGCTAGGCGAGGCGCTGCTGTTCGACGCGATCAGGACCGTTGCCGAAGCGCCGATAGGCGCTCACGCCATATTCGCCGACGCGATAGACGCGAAGGCTGCGGCTTTCTACGCGGCCTTCGGATTCTCGCCACTGACTGACCGGCCCAATACCCTGTATCTGCCAGTTGCGACTGCACAGCGCCTTTTTGTCGGGAGAAACCCCATGACCACTTCTGTCGCCGGTGAGCATGATCACGGTAATTGA
- a CDS encoding DUF1778 domain-containing protein — MPRPASEVETARLEARVPVNVYEQMQRAARLRGMTLTGYLIATAGEDARRTVEEADVLRLAAEDQVRFAKALIDPPAPNARLARAAKRHADLIAPR, encoded by the coding sequence ATGCCCAGACCCGCAAGCGAAGTGGAAACCGCCCGCCTCGAGGCGCGCGTTCCTGTCAATGTCTATGAGCAGATGCAGCGCGCCGCACGGCTGCGCGGCATGACGCTTACCGGCTATCTCATTGCGACAGCAGGCGAGGATGCCCGCCGCACGGTCGAGGAGGCCGACGTGCTGCGTCTGGCTGCCGAGGACCAGGTGCGCTTTGCCAAGGCGCTGATTGATCCGCCCGCGCCGAACGCCCGTCTTGCCCGTGCCGCCAAGCGCCATGCTGATCTGATCGCGCCCCGGTGA
- a CDS encoding RES family NAD+ phosphorylase → MLSRFNRDFGIYYCAADEAVAIAESSHHRVRFLRESRIDKTTQEMRVIRAQLGPVTLHDIRYLAGHAIYHPDDYGEAQQFGYALRKAKSFGVHCQSVRAKGECYGVMRARALSDAIHWRYLRYHYDQGAITDVESIDGSGKR, encoded by the coding sequence ATGCTCAGTCGCTTCAACCGAGACTTTGGTATCTATTACTGTGCTGCCGATGAAGCGGTCGCCATCGCGGAATCGTCCCACCATCGAGTGCGATTCCTGCGTGAGTCCCGAATCGACAAGACCACCCAGGAAATGCGGGTTATCCGTGCGCAACTCGGCCCCGTCACCCTGCATGACATACGGTATCTGGCTGGCCATGCCATTTACCATCCCGATGATTACGGCGAAGCCCAGCAGTTTGGTTATGCGTTACGTAAAGCAAAAAGCTTTGGTGTTCACTGCCAAAGCGTGAGAGCGAAAGGGGAGTGCTACGGGGTGATGCGTGCCCGAGCGCTGTCCGATGCGATCCACTGGCGTTATCTGCGCTACCACTATGACCAAGGGGCAATCACCGACGTTGAATCCATTGATGGCAGTGGCAAGAGGTGA